A genomic region of Streptococcus suis contains the following coding sequences:
- the glf gene encoding UDP-galactopyranose mutase — translation MKKYDYLVVGAGLFGAVFAHEAAKKGKKIKVIEKRDHIAGNIYTKEVEGIQVHEYGAHIFHTSEKEIWDYVNQFAEFNRYTNTPVANYKGEIYNLPFNMNTFNKLWGVVTPAEAEAKIAEQRAVLGGKTPENLEEQAISLVGTDIYEKLIKSYTEKQWEKPCTELPAFIIRRLPVRLTYDNNYFNDSYQGIPIGGYTQIVEKMLEHENIDVETNVDFFANKEDYLATYPKIVFTGMIDEFFDYQLGELEYRSLRFETEVLDMENYQGNAVVNYTDSETPFTRIIEHKHFEFGTQTKTIITREYSKTWKRGDEPYYPVNNDRNNKLYTAYKRLAEQQENVIFGGRLGHYRYYDMHQVIGAALQCVRSEVGE, via the coding sequence ATGAAAAAATACGATTATCTAGTTGTTGGTGCAGGGCTGTTCGGTGCAGTCTTTGCTCATGAGGCAGCTAAAAAGGGTAAAAAAATAAAGGTTATCGAAAAACGAGACCACATTGCAGGTAACATCTATACAAAAGAAGTAGAAGGTATTCAAGTCCATGAATATGGCGCACATATTTTCCATACTTCTGAAAAAGAAATTTGGGATTATGTGAATCAGTTTGCGGAGTTCAACCGCTATACAAACACACCAGTCGCCAACTACAAAGGTGAAATCTACAATCTTCCATTCAACATGAATACTTTCAATAAACTGTGGGGCGTGGTGACCCCTGCTGAAGCAGAAGCGAAGATTGCAGAGCAACGAGCTGTTTTGGGAGGAAAAACGCCTGAGAACTTGGAAGAACAAGCCATCTCACTAGTTGGTACAGACATCTATGAAAAATTGATCAAGTCATATACCGAGAAACAATGGGAAAAACCATGTACGGAGTTACCTGCCTTTATCATCCGTCGTTTACCCGTGCGTTTGACTTATGATAATAACTATTTCAACGATAGCTACCAAGGTATTCCAATCGGCGGTTACACGCAGATTGTTGAAAAAATGTTGGAACATGAGAATATTGATGTTGAGACAAATGTTGATTTCTTTGCCAATAAGGAAGACTATTTAGCTACCTATCCGAAGATTGTCTTTACAGGAATGATTGACGAGTTCTTTGATTACCAACTTGGTGAATTGGAATATCGTAGCCTTCGATTTGAGACAGAAGTATTGGATATGGAAAACTATCAAGGGAATGCAGTTGTCAACTACACAGATAGTGAAACGCCATTTACTCGCATCATCGAACACAAACATTTTGAATTTGGTACACAAACGAAAACCATTATTACACGTGAGTATTCGAAGACCTGGAAACGAGGCGATGAGCCGTATTATCCAGTGAACAATGATCGTAACAACAAACTCTATACTGCTTATAAGCGCCTCGCAGAACAACAAGAGAATGTCATATTCGGTGGGCGTCTTGGTCATTATCGTTACTACGATATGCACCAAGTCATCGGAGCTGCCTTGCAGTGTGTGAGAAGTGAAGTTGGGGAATGA
- a CDS encoding NADPH-dependent FMN reductase, whose protein sequence is MANVLFLVGSLRDGSFNHQMAKKAEAFLTDKAQVSYIDLAKIPLFNQDIETPILPEIAELRAQVDAADAIWIFSPVYNYAIPGIVKNALDWLSRSLDLSNPKGPSILQDKITTVSAVANSGHDHLFKDFQHLLPFIRTQIAGEFTGSTINPEAWGTGVLELSDETLTKLEQQAADLLAAIQ, encoded by the coding sequence ATGGCAAACGTATTGTTTTTAGTTGGTTCACTACGTGACGGTTCTTTTAACCATCAAATGGCAAAAAAAGCCGAAGCGTTCTTGACTGATAAGGCTCAAGTATCTTACATTGATCTTGCAAAAATTCCCCTATTCAACCAAGACATCGAGACACCTATCCTTCCTGAAATTGCAGAGCTACGTGCACAAGTAGACGCTGCGGATGCTATCTGGATTTTCTCACCAGTATATAACTATGCAATCCCAGGCATTGTAAAAAATGCTCTCGATTGGCTCAGTCGTTCGCTCGATTTATCCAATCCAAAAGGACCATCTATCCTACAAGATAAAATCACAACTGTCTCTGCAGTCGCAAACAGTGGTCACGACCACCTATTCAAAGACTTCCAACACCTTCTTCCATTTATCCGTACTCAGATTGCTGGTGAATTTACAGGTTCAACCATCAATCCAGAAGCTTGGGGAACAGGTGTATTGGAGTTATCTGACGAAACTCTAACAAAACTCGAACAACAAGCAGCTGACCTGTTGGCAGCAATTCAATAA
- a CDS encoding MarR family winged helix-turn-helix transcriptional regulator, translating into MRTVEQSLNENKHALHSLVVFRRAANTIAKSELETIKKYGLTVCQFGVMEALYNKGNLRIQDLIDKLLSTSGNMTVVIKNMIRDGYIYKTIDTNDRRASLIALTPLGRETIEKILPEHYDHVGEIFSVLSSEEQDQLAEILKKFKNQQT; encoded by the coding sequence ATGAGAACTGTTGAACAATCTTTAAATGAGAACAAGCATGCACTTCACAGTCTAGTCGTCTTTCGCAGAGCAGCTAATACTATCGCAAAATCAGAATTAGAAACAATCAAAAAATACGGACTGACAGTTTGTCAGTTTGGAGTGATGGAGGCACTCTACAACAAAGGAAATCTGCGGATTCAAGACTTAATTGATAAATTATTAAGCACATCTGGCAACATGACTGTCGTTATAAAAAACATGATTCGTGATGGCTATATCTACAAGACGATCGATACAAATGACCGTCGTGCTTCCTTGATTGCTCTCACTCCACTTGGACGCGAAACCATTGAAAAAATCCTTCCAGAGCATTATGATCACGTTGGAGAGATTTTTTCTGTCCTTAGTTCAGAAGAACAAGACCAATTAGCCGAGATACTTAAAAAATTCAAGAATCAGCAGACCTAG
- a CDS encoding DUF5590 domain-containing protein → MEKKIFQLLEVLATKKGQLIAGSFILLSVMTFSIFVIWDLAAKPFSDVQSHAISVARDYADIEVVDDVSIYNGAETYFSVQGKTSQGEMIAVIIPEETNTVYVYPMANGISKEEAQAVATENGAGEIEKSVLGYRDAKPIWEVKSGTAYYLVEFETGNFIKREGL, encoded by the coding sequence ATGGAAAAAAAGATTTTTCAACTTTTGGAAGTATTGGCAACGAAGAAGGGACAGCTGATAGCTGGTTCCTTTATACTCCTAAGTGTCATGACTTTTTCGATATTTGTTATTTGGGACCTTGCAGCTAAGCCTTTTTCTGATGTACAGAGTCACGCTATTTCTGTAGCTCGAGACTATGCGGATATAGAGGTTGTTGATGATGTCTCTATCTATAATGGGGCAGAAACATACTTTAGCGTGCAAGGAAAGACGAGTCAGGGAGAAATGATTGCAGTTATCATTCCTGAAGAGACAAATACTGTGTACGTTTATCCAATGGCGAATGGTATTTCTAAGGAAGAAGCGCAGGCAGTCGCTACAGAGAATGGTGCTGGAGAGATAGAAAAATCGGTTCTTGGCTACAGAGATGCGAAGCCGATTTGGGAAGTCAAGTCAGGTACTGCCTACTATTTAGTTGAATTTGAAACAGGGAACTTTATCAAACGGGAGGGCTTATGA
- a CDS encoding pyridoxal phosphate-dependent aminotransferase, with product MSKLSRRVLEMEESVTLAAGARAKALKADGRDILELTLGEPDFVTPKNIQQAAIKSIEDGKASFYTVASGLPELKDAVNTYFENFYGYSIERNQVVLATGAKFVLYAFFAAVINPGDEVIIPTPYWVSYADQIKMNDGVPVFVTATEEHNFKVTVDQLEAARTDKTKVLLLNSPSNPTGMIYSREELEAIGNWAVEHDILILADDIYGRLVYNGNTFTPISSISESIRQQTIVVNGVAKAYAMTGWRVGFAVGNPEIIAAMSKIIGQTTSNLTAVAQYAAIEAFTGPQDTVETMRLAFEERLNTIYPLLAEVPGFEVIKPEGAFYLFPNVKKAMEMKGYTDVTEFTTAILEEVGVAMVTGAGFGAPENIRLSYATDMDTLKEAVARLHTFMKK from the coding sequence ATGAGCAAGTTATCAAGACGAGTCTTAGAGATGGAAGAAAGTGTAACTCTGGCAGCAGGTGCGCGTGCAAAAGCCTTGAAGGCAGACGGACGTGATATTTTAGAGCTGACCTTGGGTGAGCCAGACTTCGTCACACCGAAAAATATCCAGCAAGCTGCTATTAAGTCTATCGAAGATGGTAAGGCGAGTTTTTACACGGTAGCTTCAGGACTTCCAGAATTGAAGGACGCAGTCAATACCTACTTTGAGAATTTCTACGGCTACTCCATCGAACGCAATCAAGTCGTTCTTGCGACAGGTGCCAAGTTTGTTCTTTATGCCTTCTTTGCGGCGGTTATCAATCCTGGTGATGAGGTGATTATTCCGACACCTTACTGGGTTTCTTATGCAGATCAAATCAAGATGAATGATGGGGTGCCTGTCTTTGTCACTGCGACAGAAGAGCACAATTTCAAGGTAACGGTTGACCAGCTGGAAGCGGCTCGTACGGATAAGACCAAGGTTCTCTTGCTCAATAGCCCTTCTAATCCGACTGGCATGATTTACAGTCGTGAGGAATTGGAAGCTATTGGAAACTGGGCTGTAGAGCACGATATTCTCATCTTGGCAGACGATATTTACGGTCGTTTGGTCTATAATGGAAATACCTTCACACCGATTTCAAGCATTTCAGAAAGCATTCGCCAGCAAACTATTGTTGTCAATGGGGTGGCCAAGGCCTATGCCATGACAGGTTGGCGGGTTGGCTTTGCCGTTGGCAATCCTGAAATCATTGCGGCCATGAGCAAGATTATCGGACAAACGACTTCAAACCTGACAGCAGTTGCTCAGTATGCGGCTATTGAGGCCTTTACAGGTCCGCAAGATACAGTAGAAACCATGCGTCTGGCCTTCGAAGAGCGGCTCAATACCATTTATCCATTGCTGGCAGAAGTGCCTGGTTTTGAAGTGATTAAGCCAGAAGGTGCCTTTTATCTCTTCCCAAATGTCAAAAAGGCTATGGAAATGAAGGGCTACACAGATGTGACTGAATTTACCACAGCCATTTTGGAAGAAGTGGGAGTCGCAATGGTGACAGGTGCTGGTTTTGGAGCTCCTGAGAATATCCGCCTCAGCTATGCGACAGATATGGACACGCTCAAAGAAGCAGTGGCTCGATTACACACATTTATGAAAAAATAA
- the asnS gene encoding asparagine--tRNA ligase yields MSRKLITINQVKDYVGQEVTIGAWVANKSGKGKLAFLQLRDGTAFFQAVAFKPNFIEKFGEEAGAEKFDVAKRLSQETSVYVTGIVKEDERSKFGYELDVTDLEVIGESQDYPITPKEHGTDFLMDNRHLWLRSRKQVAIQQIRNAIIYATYEFFEKNGFIKFDSPILSGNAAEDSTELFETDYFGQPAYLSQSGQLYLEAGAMALGRVFDFGPVFRAEKSKTRRHLTEFWMMDAEYSFLSHEESLDLQEAYVKALIQGVIDRAPQALETLERDVDALKRYIAEPFKRVAYDDAITLLQEHEADEDTDYEHIEHGDDFGSPHETWISNYFGVPTFVVNYPASFKAFYMKPVPGNPERVLCADLLAPEGYGEIIGGSMREDNYDALVAKMDELGMDKSEYEFYLDLRKYGSVPHGGFGIGIERMVTFVAGTKHIREAIPFPRMLHRLHP; encoded by the coding sequence ATGTCTAGAAAATTGATTACCATCAACCAAGTAAAAGATTATGTCGGTCAAGAAGTGACCATTGGTGCCTGGGTTGCCAACAAGTCTGGCAAGGGCAAGTTAGCCTTCCTGCAATTGCGTGACGGAACAGCCTTCTTCCAAGCAGTTGCTTTCAAGCCAAACTTCATTGAAAAATTCGGCGAAGAAGCTGGTGCGGAAAAGTTCGATGTAGCAAAACGCCTCAGCCAAGAAACGTCTGTCTATGTGACAGGTATTGTCAAGGAAGACGAGCGTTCTAAGTTTGGCTACGAGTTGGATGTGACAGACCTTGAAGTCATTGGTGAGTCACAAGATTACCCAATCACACCAAAAGAACACGGAACGGACTTCCTTATGGACAACCGTCATCTCTGGTTGCGTTCGCGTAAGCAGGTCGCTATTCAGCAAATCCGTAATGCGATCATTTATGCGACCTATGAATTCTTTGAAAAGAATGGCTTTATCAAGTTTGATAGCCCAATCTTGTCAGGAAATGCTGCAGAAGATTCGACAGAATTGTTTGAAACGGACTACTTTGGTCAACCTGCCTACCTCAGCCAATCAGGTCAGCTTTACCTTGAAGCTGGTGCTATGGCACTTGGTCGTGTTTTCGACTTCGGACCTGTTTTCCGTGCGGAAAAATCAAAAACTCGCCGTCACTTGACTGAGTTTTGGATGATGGATGCCGAGTATTCCTTCCTCAGCCATGAAGAGTCACTTGATTTGCAAGAAGCTTATGTCAAAGCCTTGATTCAAGGTGTTATCGACCGTGCTCCACAAGCCTTGGAAACTCTTGAGCGTGATGTGGATGCTCTCAAACGCTATATTGCAGAACCATTTAAACGTGTGGCTTATGATGATGCCATTACCCTTTTGCAAGAGCATGAGGCTGATGAAGATACGGACTACGAACACATCGAGCATGGGGATGATTTTGGTTCGCCACATGAAACTTGGATTTCAAACTACTTTGGTGTACCGACTTTCGTTGTTAACTATCCAGCAAGCTTCAAGGCCTTCTACATGAAACCAGTTCCTGGTAATCCAGAGCGCGTGCTCTGTGCGGACCTTTTGGCGCCAGAAGGCTACGGTGAAATCATCGGTGGTTCTATGCGTGAGGACAATTACGATGCCTTGGTAGCCAAGATGGACGAGCTCGGCATGGACAAGTCAGAATACGAATTCTACCTTGACCTCCGTAAATACGGATCTGTGCCACACGGTGGTTTCGGTATCGGTATTGAACGTATGGTAACCTTTGTCGCTGGTACAAAACACATCCGTGAAGCCATTCCGTTCCCACGTATGTTGCATCGCTTGCATCCGTAA
- the relB gene encoding type II toxin-antitoxin system RelB family antitoxin, which translates to MGIVSLRLNDAEEEIFRSYAIHTGKSLSELFKTALAEQIEDQLDYEIGIKALKKFQENPVTHSIDDVLAELEDGL; encoded by the coding sequence ATGGGAATTGTATCCTTGCGGTTAAACGATGCAGAAGAAGAAATCTTCAGAAGCTATGCCATTCATACAGGAAAAAGCCTGTCTGAGTTATTTAAAACTGCACTTGCTGAACAGATAGAAGACCAGTTGGACTATGAAATTGGTATCAAGGCTTTGAAGAAATTCCAAGAAAATCCTGTTACACACTCGATTGATGATGTTCTTGCGGAGTTAGAAGATGGCTTATAA
- a CDS encoding type II toxin-antitoxin system RelE family toxin, which translates to MAYKLVLSDDALKQLKKMDRHVGMMLAKDLKKRLDGLENPRQFGKALVGDYKGLWRYRVGNYRVICDIIDNKMVILALEIGYRKEIYKK; encoded by the coding sequence ATGGCTTATAAACTTGTTCTCAGCGATGATGCTTTGAAACAGTTGAAAAAAATGGACAGGCATGTGGGGATGATGCTTGCTAAGGATTTGAAAAAACGTTTGGACGGTTTGGAAAATCCAAGACAGTTTGGCAAGGCCTTGGTTGGAGATTATAAGGGCCTGTGGCGGTATCGTGTGGGAAATTACCGTGTGATTTGCGATATTATTGATAACAAAATGGTCATCCTAGCCCTTGAAATCGGGTACCGGAAAGAAATCTATAAAAAGTGA
- a CDS encoding MATE family efflux transporter, with protein MNQESLGKEILGLALPATVENIFQTLVGFVDTLLIAQLGLVAVTAVGLANTILNVYLAVYMALGVGATALIARSIGAGDKEAVAYQVRQALVLSVGVGLLLGLLSLIFGRQMLVLMGADAESLAGAQAFFYWGGGLTIFQALMTILGTILRASGDTVSPMKMSLLTNGFNVVLDYFLIFGIGSWSGLGIVGTALGTVLARLLGTVLLYRKVQQTDLAVDLKQLFHFGSPKEMVDLTLPAATERLVMRLGQVVYFSLIVGLGTTIYASHMIAGNIESFTYMPAYGLATAAAVLIGQALGKGDILTVRRVAFHSSAYGVTIMSLLGTILFFGAPSFALLFTKDLEAVKQVVTALRIDAFNQPGLAVSLIMAGALQGLGDTKSPLYSTVVGMWGLRVLGVIVLGQMFGLGIAGVWLSLLIDLLLRAIFLTWRFYVKTRKLAE; from the coding sequence ATGAATCAAGAAAGTTTAGGAAAAGAAATTCTTGGTTTAGCCTTGCCTGCGACGGTGGAAAATATCTTTCAGACCTTGGTTGGTTTTGTGGATACCCTTCTGATAGCCCAGCTGGGTCTGGTAGCGGTGACGGCAGTTGGTCTAGCCAATACGATTTTGAATGTCTATTTGGCGGTCTATATGGCTTTGGGAGTTGGGGCAACGGCTTTGATTGCTCGGTCTATTGGTGCGGGTGACAAGGAAGCGGTCGCCTATCAGGTACGTCAGGCTTTAGTACTTTCAGTAGGTGTAGGTCTGCTATTGGGTTTACTATCCCTTATTTTCGGGCGGCAGATGCTGGTCTTAATGGGAGCAGATGCGGAGAGTTTGGCTGGCGCCCAGGCATTTTTCTACTGGGGTGGTGGCCTGACGATTTTCCAAGCTCTGATGACCATTTTGGGAACAATCCTGCGGGCATCTGGGGATACAGTATCTCCTATGAAAATGAGCTTACTGACCAATGGTTTTAATGTGGTCTTGGACTATTTCTTGATTTTTGGTATTGGCTCTTGGTCAGGTTTGGGGATTGTAGGGACGGCCTTGGGAACCGTCTTAGCTCGCTTGCTTGGTACTGTCTTGCTTTACCGAAAGGTACAACAGACTGACTTGGCAGTTGATCTCAAACAATTGTTCCATTTCGGAAGTCCTAAGGAAATGGTGGATTTGACCCTACCTGCAGCAACCGAACGCTTGGTTATGCGATTGGGACAGGTGGTCTATTTCAGTTTGATTGTGGGGCTGGGGACGACTATCTATGCTTCTCACATGATTGCAGGCAATATCGAGAGTTTTACCTATATGCCAGCCTATGGTCTTGCGACAGCGGCAGCGGTTTTGATTGGTCAAGCCTTGGGAAAGGGGGACATCCTCACAGTTAGACGGGTCGCATTTCACAGCTCTGCCTATGGTGTTACCATCATGTCCCTGCTCGGTACCATCTTATTTTTCGGAGCTCCAAGTTTTGCTCTACTATTTACCAAAGACCTAGAAGCCGTCAAACAAGTTGTCACAGCCTTACGTATTGATGCTTTCAACCAGCCAGGCCTTGCGGTTTCTTTAATCATGGCTGGCGCACTGCAGGGCTTGGGGGATACCAAGTCGCCTCTCTATTCCACAGTGGTTGGGATGTGGGGGCTGCGCGTCTTAGGTGTTATCGTCTTAGGTCAGATGTTCGGTTTAGGAATTGCCGGCGTCTGGCTGTCGCTTTTGATTGACCTGCTACTGCGAGCGATTTTTCTGACTTGGAGATTTTATGTAAAAACAAGAAAACTGGCTGAGTAG